The following is a genomic window from Elaeis guineensis isolate ETL-2024a chromosome 10, EG11, whole genome shotgun sequence.
gaagtcttctatgactcccgtcgaagatgactatatggacacgagttcagaatctgagaacaataattaatatgaataagtaatttaatttattttttttttattatatcatgtaatacttgagtttttttgattacttactgatttaaattattttaatcattgcagcatcatgactggtcctggacgtagacattcacggggtaggcagcaggctccgcttgatgatacacatcctcactttagcattttgcatgatgagtcagaggatttagatgagactcagttgcccgagtccacagagccgcctagtgctcagccagagcttgcccagccggaggccatggtaccgcagcatcatccccttacaggtacatctctatcaatttataaaccatatatatttttttgttatatgcatttagtgatacatgatatatgttcatttcatcaatttttacatgtaggaacacagcatcgacgtgcagtgcgtggtcctagtaggggtcttgttttggaaaaatatgtgcatacacacaatgaaaaaccgaaggtacatatatttcgagatcatccggttggcacagaggctagtatcgtcgcaaatgagatcagtttgtatatgtggaatcatttttcgtgggctgctgaaagtttcaagcatatagctcctcgataccgtgatgctctagtctctcacatcagggtaagaattaaatttggatgtcttgcatatcattacatgatccatattatttttggttatataaataaattttttattatatgaataatttcatgtatttgccttttggtatgattactgtgtaggataatattgacttcgaggattgcactgacgaagaagtgacgacatgtattctcaaaatggctgcaaatagatacagagatcggcgatgtaggcttcataaatactgcaatgagctgcaagcgaaggggattgatcctgtgacccagccatacagaaattgggctgggtctagtgacgattggcggtggttatgtgagcattttggaagtgaggcatttcaggtatgtctagtgttccaagtttttttaattatgttatgtcctttattggttataattgtatgtattttgtagcgacgatcggaggcgaataaggtgaataggagcaagattgattctattcacatgcaaggaagtgcctcttttgcacagggaatgaagaggatggtacgtaactacatttgc
Proteins encoded in this region:
- the LOC140852079 gene encoding uncharacterized protein isoform X2: MTIWTRVQNLRTIINMNNIMTGPGRRHSRGRQQAPLDDTHPHFSILHDESEDLDETQLPESTEPPSAQPELAQPEAMVPQHHPLTGTQHRRAVRGPSRGLVLEKYVHTHNEKPKVHIFRDHPVGTEASIVANEISLYMWNHFSWAAESFKHIAPRYRDALVSHIRDNIDFEDCTDEEVTTCILKMAANRYRDRRCRLHKYCNELQAKGIDPVTQPYRNWAGSSDDWRWLCEHFGSEAFQRRSEANKVNRSKIDSIHMQGSASFAQGMKRMGLSGVDAYAKFYQNKSGEFVTEEARQRHVSIITLHFEYF
- the LOC140852079 gene encoding uncharacterized protein isoform X1, whose product is MTIWTRVQNLRTIINMNNIMTGPGRRHSRGRQQAPLDDTHPHFSILHDESEDLDETQLPESTEPPSAQPELAQPEAMVPQHHPLTGTSLSIYKPYIFFCYMHLVIHDICSFHQFLHVGTQHRRAVRGPSRGLVLEKYVHTHNEKPKVHIFRDHPVGTEASIVANEISLYMWNHFSWAAESFKHIAPRYRDALVSHIRDNIDFEDCTDEEVTTCILKMAANRYRDRRCRLHKYCNELQAKGIDPVTQPYRNWAGSSDDWRWLCEHFGSEAFQRRSEANKVNRSKIDSIHMQGSASFAQGMKRMGLSGVDAYAKFYQNKSGEFVTEEARQRHVSIITLHFEYF